In the genome of Zygosaccharomyces rouxii strain CBS732 chromosome G complete sequence, the window TAGCTCCTCCTTCAGCTTGTTCAAAAGTTCCACACGCATCAACGACCTTGCATGGTAATCATAAGGTGCTATCTCTAGCATTTCATTTAGATTCTCTATGGTCTGCACGTTACTTGAATTTAATCTAAGATAGTGATCCTTGGCATCACCATTCTCCAATTTATCCCAAAtaccaaatttcaaatacaaattaTGCAGGTGTTTTCCAGCAGATTGGCTAATGCTACCTTGATCTTCCCGCACTTTCTCAAATGACCCAACTGCCTTCCACTCTTGATTCTCTATAAGGTGAATTAATCCTAGTCTATAATGTATGTGGTCTTCTAAATAGAATTTCTTGACGTCATCACATTGTTCTAGTTGTTGTAAAAGATTCCAGTATATCGATTGAGATCCTGAATCGACTTTGAGACTAAGTACTTGATCCTGCAGACTCTTCAAATCGCATTGAATCCCAGCAACACATACCCaaagtaaaaaaagaacCCCGAAAAACATCGAGTCCAATCTTAGCTGATCTTGAAATCACTTCTTGCAGAGACTCTATCGAATTTAAAGTTGTttcgatgagatgagcttgaaatttcaacttgttctttttcttgaagCTTCGCAAGAAGATGTCAGCGAAGTCTGGCGCAGGATTTAAAGACAAAAATCCAAAACGACAGAAATTCATAGATAGGTAATAAAAgcttcaaatcttttctaaTTACTCTTGTATTGCTCTTAAAAATCCTGGTAATTTTCTGATATACTTTTCTTTGGGtccttatttttttcataaTCAGGTGGCTCGAGGACCCATGTGCTTGGCACATAGCCACTGGCCGGAAGTTGCAATTGAATAGAATGACTACATGGGCACCAAGAAAATTATTGTGAAGATTGATTTACAATAATACATAAAAGGGTCGATCGTTCTAATCTCTTTATCTATTTACTCTTCTCTAGGATTTGAGTTGAGCCGAGAGTTCATTACACATATTAAAAAGGTGAAACTGATTGATAAGGCGAAGTAAATCTTATACTCACCACTACAACCAAGGTATAAAAAGAAAGTACAAAAGTTAATAGCTAGTGGTATATGATAACCGAAACGTTTACGTTTGCTCACCTTGCGTATTTGGTGTTTGAAGCTGTATTACAAGCAGTTCTCGTAGCGGTTTCAGGGTTTTGGGCTGCCCATGTTGGTCTTTTGCCAAAAGCTGCTCAAAAATACATTTCATTGCTAAATGTCGATCTTTTCACACCAGCGCTAATCTTCAGCAAACTGGGAAGAAACCTTTCATTGGCCAAGATTGTGGAAATTTCTATTATTCCTCTGTTCTTTGCACTTACTACAACGATCTCTTTTTTCTGTGGTAAGGTAACTTCAAGGATTATGAAACTGgataaagatgaatctAATTTCGTTGTAGCTAATTCAGTATTTGgtaattcaaattctctACCGGTTTCCTTAACCCTTTCGTTGGCATACAGTTTACCCAATTTGACTTGGGATCAAATTCCCAATGACAACAGGGATAATGTAGCATCAAGAGGATTGCTGTACCTGTTGATCTTCCAACAGATTGGTCAAATGTTGAGATGGTCCTGGGGTTATAACACCTTAATGAGATGGAGCGGTGAAAATCAACACCATATGCCACCTTCCCAGGTTCAAGCTCATTTGGAGGCAAGAAGACAAGATCAAGAAAGTAGCAGTCAAAATAACGGTAATGATGCACAATATATGGAACATCCTGAAAGTGGTGGAGTGATTACAAGCTCATTTTGGTCCAAGTTTTGGAATCGTGCTAAGATGTTGGGTTCAAAAATAAAGTCTCAATTGAATCCACCATTGTACTCTATGTTAATTGCTGTATTAGTCGCTGCAATTCCACCAATTCAACATGAATTGTATCATGAAGATGGTTTCGTTAACAATACTTTTGCTGCAGCCATTGATCAATTAGGTGTTGTCTCCATTCCATTAATTTTATTGGTTTTAGGTTCCAATCTTTATCCATCTGAAGATACTTTAAACAAGACTCATAATCATAAGAAATTGGTTATCGGTTCTATTTTTGGTAGGATGATTTTGCCTTCATGTGTCTTGTTACCAATTATTGCAGTTGCGGTCAAATATATCAATGTTAGTATTTTGGACGATCCAATTTTCTTAGTGGTTGGATTTTTGTTAACCGTATCTCCACCAGCAATTCAATTAACTCAAATTACTCAGttgaatgaatttttcgaagCTGAAATGGcatcaattttattctgGGGATATGTCGTACTAAGTTTACCAGTGAGTATTTTAGTGGTATCTGGTGCCATTTATACGTTACAATGGGCAGAAGGTGGCCAACTGGGGTAGCCGAGAGGTAACATTTGTTCGTTTTTTCCATAATAGTTACTTAttcaaattaaattaaGTTCATAGTTGAAATAATGATTAAAGTATTGTTTATTAATACATTTAGTAACCTAGTCATGCCGCTATTGTAGATCCCAGATCAACTCCGAGACGGATTTTTCGGTTCGATTAACAAAACGTCAATTACAGGgttctaaattttttttatggTGAACTAACTTTTCTGATAGTGGGCTAATTATTAAACAATATATATGGTATTGCCTTTAAATAAATAATGATATATAGGATCTCAGCGGTAATATTGAGATTATGGATAAGCTCATGTCACATGATGTATGTCTAAGAATATGGAAACATGACctgagaagaagatcatAAGATCACATGGTTGTTTGGCCGAGCGGTCTAAGGCGCCTGATTCAAGAGTTCGACTCTTACCAGTAGTAAACACTACTGGGAACCCTCAGGTATCGCAAGATGCGTGAGTTCGAATCTCACAGCAACCACTTCttttttgataaaattttcTATTTAGTTTCAAGCAGAAACTGAAGACATTTAGTAAGGTCTTGGCGGCTAAAAATTAGTATTGTCTAGTACTTAACAAGCAATATGATCATCATATGATACGATGAAGGCAAAATGGGTGACGCGTGAAGATTTTTAataaaaattctttttacGCGTCATCCCAATTCGATGAGCTACAACATTAGCGTAATAAAGACTTTAAATAAGTTAGTTAGAATTGCCACATTAATACCAGACTTCATACTCGCCCAAGAGGTATTGAAACTGAAAAGAAGCCATCCAACCTTTGATTGCCATTTCCGTTGGTAATGTACATCAGAAGGGTTGTCATCAAAGGTTTTAAAACTTATAGAAATGAGACGATCATTGATAACTTTTCTCCTCATCACAATATAGTAATAGGATCAAATGGTTCAGGTAAGTCGAATTTCTTCGCAGCTATAAGATTCGTTCTAAGTAATGACTATGCCAACTTGAAAAGAGAGGAAAGACAAGGTTTAATCCACCAAGGATCAGGATCTGTTATGAGTGCATCTGTGGAAATAGTATTCCATGATCCAAGCCATCGAATAATTCTACCGTCTGGTATTCCTCCAAgagaaaatgatgaagttttcGTAAGAAGAACAGTTGGATTGAAGAAGGATGATTATCAGTTAAACGATAGAAATGTAACGAAAAGTGATGTTGTTAGAATGCTAGAAAGCGCAGGATTTTCAATGAGTAACCCATATAACATTGTTCCTCAGGGCCGTATAGTAGCATTAACAAACGCAAAGGATAGGGAAAGGTTACATCTTTTAGAAGAAGTGGTAGGCGCTAAGTCATTTGAAGTTAAATTGAGAgcatctttgaagaagatggacGAAActgagaagaaaagagcCCAAATTGCCCAAGAgatggaagaattggtgGGTAAATTAAAGGAAatggaagaagaacagaagGAATTAGAGAGGTATAATAGCTTAGAACGAAATCGTAAAGTTTTCCAGTTTACCTTGTACGATagagaattgaatgatGTGATAAATCAGATTGAAAGGCTAGATGGCGACTACAATGCCACGGTACATTCATCTGGGGACTACATTAAGGAATTAGATCAAAGAGAGGAAATGATATCTCAGGTCTCCAAAGAGTTacaacaattggaatcatCACTGAAAATAAAGGAATCAACGGAATTACAACAATCGAAGGACAAAAATTCAGAATTATCGACAGAATTAGCTAATTTAAATGTCAAAATTACAGATTTGGAATCACAGATTCAATTACACGATGAACAAGTTAAAATAGATGAAACGAATTTACAAATAATCAACGAAGCTGTTCAGCAAAATCAAAGACAACTGGAAAAGGTAGAGCCtagatttcaagaattgaataagGAAGAAACCggattaaaattgaaattggcaGAATTAcgagaaagagaaagagatttgcttttgaaaaaaggtAAATACGCTGATTTTAGGACTAAGGAAGAACGTGATTCTTGGGTAGAACAAGAGATTAAAGATCTCAGGAACAAATTGGACAACCTCAAAGAAGTGAAACAAAATGTAGAATTAGAACGCAGCGAGATCAGAAACAAATTAGCAGCCATAGATGAACAGATCGACGAGTTGACAGATTCTATACAGGGCCCAGGGGCATTAGCTGAATTGAACGATTTAGATACTGAACTTAATAATACAAAGCATCTTTATGGTCAAAAGATTGATGAACGGAAAGAGCTTTGGAGAACGGAACAGAGGTTACAATCGCTTTTGGAAGCCACAACAAACGATGTTAAAAGATCAGAAGGTGAAGTCACTGAAACTATGAGCAGGGATCTGGCAAATGGTATTAAGAGCgttaaagaaattgcagaaaagTTAAAACTACCAGATGGATGTGTATTTGGCACTTTGGGAGAACTTATTAAAGTGAATGATAAGTATAAAAAATGTGCCGAAGTCGTGGGCGGCAATTCCCTTTTTCACATTGTGGTGGATACAGACGAAACTGCATCTCTAATAATACAGGAATTATACAGAATGAAAGGTGGCAGGGTCACTTTTCTACCATTGAACAGAGTTTACAGCGACCCAAACATTACCTATCCACCAAATGAGCAAGCCTCGTGTACACCTCtgataaagaaaatcaGGTATGATGCAAGGTTTGAAAAAGCTGTCAAACAAGTGTTTGGGAAAACTATTGTAGTAAGAGATCTTTCTACGGGAGCGAGGCTCGCTAAAAGATTCAGGCTCAATGCAATTACTCTAGATGGAGATAGAGCTGATAAGAAAGGTGCTCTAACGGGTGGTTACCATGATCAACATAAAAAGACCAGATTAGATCTTCTGAAAAAACTCAAAGATTCCAGATCTCAATACAAGTCGCTAGTCTCTGAACTGGAACTTATGAGGCAGAAGATACAGGATATCGATGCAAGCATCGATACCGTAAATGGTACAACTAGATCACTATCAAATAAGAGGGAAACGATTTTAACGAATATGGATAGCTGGAGGGCTAAACTAAATAATAAAAAGACAGAGAAAATCTTCTTAGAGGAATCCATGCAGGCATTGATTGTAAAGGCTGAAAAGACGGAAACTAATATTAGGGTTAGTGAGGAAAAAATATCCACATATCTCGAGGAACTATCCCAAGATTTTGATAACGAACTGTCTAGGGCTAAACAAGCAGAGTTGGAAAACTTGAAATCATCTATTTTGGATATTCAGAATAAATTATACATGACTTCCGAAGCTCTTGAAGGTTTAACCAACAACATAGACTCTCTTAATGCCACATTGAACTCAAAGTTGATTCCACAGcagaaggaattgaaagCAAAACTTGCCGAAACAGGGGACTCCTTTATTGCAGGATTGAAAAGTGAAGTTCAGTCTATGTTAATCGTGAAAACGACTTTGGACAACCAGCTTGAGATttcaaatgaagaattgagtGGCATACAAGAGGAGATAAAGAATATGTctgaaaggaaaaagaacaGTGAAAAATCCCTAGAGAAAGCTAACAGCCAACAAGCttctcttttgaagaaactggaAACTTTTCAGAAGGATGCAGAGAAATCCATGGTCAAGAAGACTACACTTGCCGCCAGACGTGAAGAATTGCAACAAAAAATCCGCGAGGTGGGCCTTCTCGCTGAAGAAGCATTGAACAGCTTCAACAATTTATCAAGTGGGGAATTGCTTCAAAGACTAAATTCTGTAAATGAGGATATTTCAGGCTTGAGTAATGTGAATAAAAGAgcatttgaaaactttaagaaatttggagaaaagaGAACGGAATTGGAGGAAAGGGCAGAAGAACTTGatgaatccaaatcttctatTCAGAATTTAATAACAAGGCTTAAAAGACAAAAAGTCAATGCGGTAGATTCAACGTTTAACAAGGTTTCGGAAAACTTCTCTAAGGTATTTGAGAAATTAGTACCTCGAGGCACCGCCAAGCTTATCATCCATCGAAATACTGATATTCAAGAAGATCCtaatgatgacgaagatgtGAATATGAGTGACggtgatgaaaatgatgagaGCCGTTCAAAGTCAGTTGAAGCGATGTATTCTGGTGTTTCAATATCAGTTTCTTTCAACTCCAAAAAAAACGAACAACAGCATGTGGAACAACTATCCGGTGGTCAGAAAACGGTTTGTGCCGTGGCGCTCATCTTGGCTATTCAAATGGTAGAGCCTGCACCCTTTTATCTTTTTGACGAAATTGACGCAGCTCTAGATAAACAGTATAGAACGGCGGTTGCCAGTACCATTAAAGAACTATCTGAAAACGCTCAATTCATTTGTACCACTTTCAGATCCGACATGCTTGAAGTTGCAGATAAGTTTTATCGAGTCAAGTAcgaaaataaaatatccACTGTAATCGAAGTGGATAAGAGAGGAGctattcaattcattcGCGGTAACAACAAATTTGCGGAGATGTAATATGGATTAaccttttatttttatttttatttttttttgttctaCTAACAGTTTATTTAGTCgattttccttttgtaaGATGTAATATTTTAATGATTAGCTTTTAATATCATAATTTAAAGTAATGACCCTGGTCATATCACAATACACATTGACTATGTACACTTTTCTATAAAACAAACATTAAATGCCAAATCtgaaataatgaaaaaagacaaaaaaaatctCTAACTGAATATCATAACTATCTTCTTTGTGAATCTCTTAATAAGGAAGcaaatccaccaccacctttcttctttttaccCAACGCGGAACCTGCGGTTTTAGCACTGATGAAACCACTGTTACCAGAATCAGAATCATCACTATCAGAATCAGAATCCTCCGATTCTGTGTCTGAGccatcattttcatcagagTCATCTTCCTCAGAATCACTATCAATCTTGGCTGAAGCCCTGGTAACATGTGGGGCAGGTGACAAAGAAGTGGCTTTCTCCCTTACTTCAGGAACACCTCTTGAAGCTAAGTCCGACAGAGAGCTTAAGGATGGACGAACTTTTTTCGGTAATCCATCCAAAATACTTGAATTTTCCTTAGGTTCTGATTGAGATTGACCTCTCCCTGGAGAATGAAAAAATCGTGAAATAGGAGTTTCACTTTGAGAACGTTGACTTGAGACATTGCTACGTTGAGTAGATTGAGGTGCCGCTTCtatatcatcttcagcagGCACTTTCTTAGGAGAACTTTTTTGTTTGCCGCTCGTAACGGATCCTTTTGGAGTATTGACAACCATTCGACGAGATTTC includes:
- the SMC3 gene encoding cohesin subunit SMC3 (similar to uniprot|P47037 Saccharomyces cerevisiae YJL074C SMC3 Subunit of the multiprotein cohesin complex required for sister chromatid cohesion in mitotic cells also required with Rec8p for cohesion and recombination during meiosis phylogenetically conserved SMC chromosomal ATPase family member), whose amino-acid sequence is MYIRRVVIKGFKTYRNETIIDNFSPHHNIVIGSNGSGKSNFFAAIRFVLSNDYANLKREERQGLIHQGSGSVMSASVEIVFHDPSHRIILPSGIPPRENDEVFVRRTVGLKKDDYQLNDRNVTKSDVVRMLESAGFSMSNPYNIVPQGRIVALTNAKDRERLHLLEEVVGAKSFEVKLRASLKKMDETEKKRAQIAQEMEELVGKLKEMEEEQKELERYNSLERNRKVFQFTLYDRELNDVINQIERLDGDYNATVHSSGDYIKELDQREEMISQVSKELQQLESSLKIKESTELQQSKDKNSELSTELANLNVKITDLESQIQLHDEQVKIDETNLQIINEAVQQNQRQLEKVEPRFQELNKEETGLKLKLAELRERERDLLLKKGKYADFRTKEERDSWVEQEIKDLRNKLDNLKEVKQNVELERSEIRNKLAAIDEQIDELTDSIQGPGALAELNDLDTELNNTKHLYGQKIDERKELWRTEQRLQSLLEATTNDVKRSEGEVTETMSRDLANGIKSVKEIAEKLKLPDGCVFGTLGELIKVNDKYKKCAEVVGGNSLFHIVVDTDETASLIIQELYRMKGGRVTFLPLNRVYSDPNITYPPNEQASCTPLIKKIRYDARFEKAVKQVFGKTIVVRDLSTGARLAKRFRLNAITLDGDRADKKGALTGGYHDQHKKTRLDLLKKLKDSRSQYKSLVSELELMRQKIQDIDASIDTVNGTTRSLSNKRETILTNMDSWRAKLNNKKTEKIFLEESMQALIVKAEKTETNIRVSEEKISTYLEELSQDFDNELSRAKQAELENLKSSILDIQNKLYMTSEALEGLTNNIDSLNATLNSKLIPQQKELKAKLAETGDSFIAGLKSEVQSMLIVKTTLDNQLEISNEELSGIQEEIKNMSERKKNSEKSLEKANSQQASLLKKLETFQKDAEKSMVKKTTLAARREELQQKIREVGLLAEEALNSFNNLSSGELLQRLNSVNEDISGLSNVNKRAFENFKKFGEKRTELEERAEELDESKSSIQNLITRLKRQKVNAVDSTFNKVSENFSKVFEKLVPRGTAKLIIHRNTDIQEDPNDDEDVNMSDGDENDESRSKSVEAMYSGVSISVSFNSKKNEQQHVEQLSGGQKTVCAVALILAIQMVEPAPFYLFDEIDAALDKQYRTAVASTIKELSENAQFICTTFRSDMLEVADKFYRVKYENKISTVIEVDKRGAIQFIRGNNKFAEM
- a CDS encoding uncharacterized protein (similar to uniprot|P38355 Saccharomyces cerevisiae YBR287W ZSP1) produces the protein MITETFTFAHLAYLVFEAVLQAVLVAVSGFWAAHVGLLPKAAQKYISLLNVDLFTPALIFSKLGRNLSLAKIVEISIIPLFFALTTTISFFCGKVTSRIMKLDKDESNFVVANSVFGNSNSLPVSLTLSLAYSLPNLTWDQIPNDNRDNVASRGLLYLLIFQQIGQMLRWSWGYNTLMRWSGENQHHMPPSQVQAHLEARRQDQESSSQNNGNDAQYMEHPESGGVITSSFWSKFWNRAKMLGSKIKSQLNPPLYSMLIAVLVAAIPPIQHELYHEDGFVNNTFAAAIDQLGVVSIPLILLVLGSNLYPSEDTLNKTHNHKKLVIGSIFGRMILPSCVLLPIIAVAVKYINVSILDDPIFLVVGFLLTVSPPAIQLTQITQLNEFFEAEMASILFWGYVVLSLPVSILVVSGAIYTLQWAEGGQLG